Proteins found in one Zea mays cultivar B73 chromosome 1, Zm-B73-REFERENCE-NAM-5.0, whole genome shotgun sequence genomic segment:
- the LOC100276901 gene encoding uncharacterized protein LOC100276901, with translation MAGGGAPSAWGPSPALVTALVALLGLGLAAYIVGPQLYWHAAEVLTAAAACPACDCNCDARPLLDLPEDCAKHFKGVKSRASGEETEKSFTELLVEELKQREEEATQAQQEADVKLLEAKKLASQYQKEADKCSSGMDTCEETRENSAEALVQQKKLTSLWERRARELGWRPENAKARLK, from the exons ATGGCGGGAGGCGGGGCGCCGTCAGCGTGGGGCCCGAGCCCGGCGCTGGTGACCGCACTGGTGGCGCTGCTTGGGCTCGGCCTCGCCGCCTACATCGTCGGCCCGCAGCTCTACTGGCACGCCGCGGAGGTGCTCACGGCGGCGGCCGCGTGCCCCGCCTGCGACTGCAACTGCGACGCGCGCCCGCTCCTCGACCTTCCGGAAG ATTGTGCTAAACACTTCAAAGGGGTCAAGAGTCGCGCATCTGGTGAAGAGACAGAAAAGAGTTTCACAGAGCTGCTTGTAGAAGAACTAAAACAGAGAGAAGAGGAGGCAACACAAGCTCAGCAAGAGGCCGATGTTAAGTTGCTCGAGGCCAAAAAGTTAGCTTCACAGTATCAGAAGGAAGCTGACAAATGCAGCTCAGGCATGGATACCTGTGAAGAAACTAGGGAGAACTCAGCGGAAGCATTGGTCCAACAAAAGAAACTGACTTCTTTGTGGGAGCGAAGGGCTCGGGAACTAGGATGGAGACCCGAGAATGCCAAGGCACGTCtaaagtag